CTCCCAGGTGTTCAGGAAAATAGTCTATGTGAGAGTGTAAAAAATGGACCTTCAAGCTCATCTTGGAGCCTTGAGCTCCGTAGGCTGCTAGCATCCGTTGCACAATGTTTTTATAGTTAAGATCCTTAGTATAACTTTCGCACTACGTCCTTGAACGATACCCAAGCTTCTTTTCCTTCTCATTCATAGTTTCCACAAATGAAGGGTCCGTTAAAAGTTTTCTTATGTCGGGGCCAGTGAAAACTCCCTTTATATATTTATTACCAATGAACAGAGATACTGCAATATACATAAAAACTTATGTGAtataataatttgaatatttcTTCTGTTTTTAGGAGGTCAAAAGCTGTAAGAATATGTAAAAAATTCCTATGCAGTTTTTTGGTCGCAGACCTgtgttattgttcagccccattcatgaaaggtatgtattcttcggcacagccgaagacagtcccgtccttacttgtttttattttcttttcgcaATTCATAAGACCAGATTGCTTTGTCAGTAACTATTAAAATTACAATAATGTTTCTCCTGTATTAAACACCCCtgacatatagtatatatatttcttctacTTCAGCTTCTTAATAacgtatacatatgtgtatataataaaaacaaataacgtATTGTGTTAGTCTAATTTCATTACAGACATTTGTAAAGTACATAAAAACTATACAAATAACGTTTTCTAAATCATTATGATCTATTACATGTGTAAATATACCCTGTATTTCAACTATACATACATCAACTATTTTGAaaatccttttaaaatactattttaaaaatccTTCTAATATTACATTTTGAAAATCCTTCTTATAAACCATAACTTGTATtacaacgaaaaacaatttttacttaaattttctattttgttttatttaacattaatatcGGGGTGGGATTTGGCTTTTATGTTCTTATTAACTTTCTTTTTAACACATATGCTAAGCCGCAGGTGAGAGGTTTACAGCTTAGAATCCGAAGCTAGTCAATCTGCAGAACACACAGCCATTGCTTCGCCTTTCTCCTCCTGAAGTTCCTTGCCAGTAATAGCCAATTTCGATTTGGCGAAATCATCTAATTGCAAACCTTGCACAATTTTCCATTTACCATTACTAATCTCAACCGGGAACGAGAATACTACATCCTTGGGTGCACCATAACTGCCATCCGAAATTACACCCATCGACACAAACTGACCGGCGGCTGTACCATTCCACCAATCATGCATATGATCACAAGCTGCTTTAGCAGCCGACATTGCCGATGACATTTTACGTGCAGCAATTACAGCAGCACCTCGTTTTTGAACGGTCTCAACAAATTGACCCTGTAGGTAAGCAGGATCATTGATAGCATCCCAGACGCGTTTGCTGCTGCCATCTATTGCGACTACACCATTGCTAGCATCAGGAAATTGTGTGGACGAGTGATTACCCCAGATAACAATATTCTTTACAGCATTAATTGGTACACCTAATTTGGCAGCAATTTGTGCAGTAGCACGATTTTGATCTAAACGTGTCATGGCTGTGAAATTTTCACGTGGTATCGATGGTGCATAGCGTGAGCACACGAGTGCATTGGTGTTAGCTGGATTGCCCACAACTAAGACCTTAACATCCTTGCGTGCATTCTGCTCGATGGCCTGACCTTGTACTTTGAAGATTTTCACGTTGGCTGAGAGTAGATCTTTACGCTCCATACCCTCCTTGCGTGGCATAGCACCAACCAAAAATGCGGCAGCTACATCTTTAAAGCCTACAGCTGGATCAGCTGTTGGTATAACTTGACGTACGAGTGGTAAAGCGCAATCGGCCAGTTCCATGACGACACCTTCAAGTACACCCATCATTGGTGGAATATCGAGTAAATGCAAAATAATGGGTTGGTCTTTGCCGAATACTTCGCCGCGTGCGATCATGTAGAGCAGCGAGTAAGCAATCTGACCGGCAGCGCCAGTTACGACGACACGTATTGGTTCAGCCTGTGAATGAAAAAGGATCATGGTTGTAGTAATGCTcataaatttgtatgtattgCATATGTTTAGAGAGAGAGTCGTTTTTAAAACCGTAATTATGAAACAGTGATagataaaaaataaattcaaggagcgatatacctccgaaaagagatttaggccgagcttcttttccagttTGTGTCGGGCTCCTTTTAATTTTGCATAGGAGTTTTTCGCCGACTTCGCAcgatatctgcaaggcagatgagttttgactgagcatcttttaatggcagaaatacactcgggggctttgccaaatcactgcccaggggcgacctcgcttagaaacacttttttctaatttaatatacttgtttctaaatgtttgatgttgctttgcccgcgaaTTGAAGCCAGGATCTTCGGTGGGGTATACGGattacgctaccaccacacacgGCGGTCTTCACTAACATATGTAACatttacccccagcgggttagggggttagaatatacacgcggtaggtatgcctgtcgtaagaggcgactaaaataccatattcaaggggttgtgtagcgcaagcatttcaggttgccagcgcaatatacagcttctccaaacccaattgtcaacctcacctatccgcggcgaatcctgtttctctaACAGACGAgcctttggcgaccccaagctcctcatggaacttggaggtggagagggaggaatggcctgaaggtttaacgtggccatataaatcgttcccgagatggtcggactagcaccttaatggtgctgtgttaacggtgcgtaccggatatgtatccggcaaaggaccatcacatcgataacactccccaaagccttcggggagtaaccttatcgctacaacaacaacaacggcggccgccaagcagcaaacaaattgcggttaatttttttatgaaactcAAGAAACGGTAcccattttttgtaaatttttggggAACCTCTCTATTCAAAAATTACTCAAACGCCTCCGTGCTTCGGTACAATACACAAATACAGCACTAAAGAATTTTACTAAACTAAACGAACtaccttaatttatttttattttttggagtTACGACTTGCAAAGATAataaggctgagtaacacagcactgtgctgtgttattgtgttaacagtcagtaatgtgcggcacgcacacgcacacatcgattaatttataacacagtgaCAAAGCTGACTGTGCAATGCCGCTCAAACTGGTAAATGCTCATAACACAGTAACACGctctatagcacagagaatgacactcagatcgtaagtgcacatacatacatagtccattgtgcttgtgtgttgattgtattgctttccaatgacacttcactcaaaacatatttatacacatgatacaaatattacaagataAAACCGGTGAGAGGATAATGACAAGATCTTAAAATTCTCACTACGctctcataatttttattttattttgattttttcataaaaaaatggtgTCCACAGGGGCACTTACTATCCTCTTGATCAGATGATATGACTTTGAAAAATtggagtatgaaagaagataaatgttgccatgatttactcttctaaatggcgtcaaacgtggcgttagaggtaagtagcacagtactgtgctctggtattgtgcctacactcatatcgactttcgataatcagttataacacaattgtgtcaacacaatgtgttaacactgcaaagtgtgcctgtgctactgtgttaacactcaaaaaatagtgtcattacccaccactaaAAGATAACATCTTTCTAGTTTGGCAATTGAGGTCAATGAATACAAAATGGCGGCGATAGTCATGTTACGAATCATAGTCTCAATTATGCCTCTACCACCAAACGTACGTATTGAGTGCTAGTCTTCTTCAAAGAGGGACTCCTTTCGCTAAATGGCACATTCTTTATGGCACTTCTTGACGATTCTGAGGGATTGTTATGATTGCAGTTATTGAGTCGGCGTACTTTAGGATGCCTATACAAGACTAATCATTTATGTACCATAGAAGATATTTGGCCATCAACAAAGGGAAGGTTTATCGGAGGTCCAGCGCGCTGGATAGCATGTTAGTTACAAAGGGAGTCCACATTCGAAATGATAAAAGAAATTCACTACAACTTTGAAAtcaatgcatgtgtttgtacgatatgggtatcaaatgaaaggtgttaatgagtattttaaaagggagtgattcttagttccataggtggacgccgtttcgagatatcgccacaaaggtggaccaggggtgaccctagaatttgtttgtacgatatgggtatcaaccgaaaggggttaatgagtattttaaaagggagtgggccttagttctataggtggacgccttttcgagatatcgccataaaggtggaccaggggtcactctagaatgcgtttgtacaatatgggtatcaaacgaaaggtgttaatgagtattttaaaagggagtaagccttagttctataggtggacgccttttcgagatatcgatataaaggtggaccaggggtgactctagactttgtttgtacgatatgggtatcaaatgaaaggtgttagtgagtctttttaaaagggagtgggctttagttctataggtggtcgccttttcaagatatagccataaaggtggaccaggggtgactctagaatatgtttgtacgatatgggtatcaaattaaaggtattaatgagggttttaaaagggagtggcccttagttgtatatatgaaggcgttttcgagatatcgaccaaaatgtggaccagggtgacccagaacatcatctgtcgggtaccgctaatttatttatatatgtaataccacgaacagtattcctgccaagatttcaagggttttttatttcgccctgcagaactttttcattttcttctacttaatatggtaggtgtcacacccattttacaaattttttttaaagttatattttgcgtcaataaaccaatccaattaccacgtttcatccattttttcatatttggtatagaattatggcatttttttcatttttcgtaattttcgatatcgaaaaagtgggcgtggtcatagtccgatttcggccattttttataccaagataaagtgagttgagataagtatgtgaactaagtttagtaaagatatatcgatttttgctcaggttatcatgttaacggccaagcggaagaacaggcggtcgactgtgtataaaaactgggcgtggcttcaaccgatttcgcccattttcacagaaaacagttatcgtcacactaccaaatttcacaaggattggtcaatttttgttcgacttatggcattagaagtattctagacgaattaaatgacaaagggcggagccgcgcccattttgaaattttcttttatttttgtattttgttacaccatatcattactggagttgaatgttgacattatttacttatatactgtaaagatattacattttttgttaaaatttgacttaaaaaaatttttttttaaagtggacgtgttcgttctcctattttgctagtttttattaacatacatatagtaataagagtaacgttcctgccaaatttcatcatgatatcttcaacgacggctaaattacagcttgcaaaacttgtaaattaccttcttttaaaagtgggcggtgccacgcccattgtccaaaattttactcattttctattctgcgtcataagttcaacgcacctaccaagtttcatcgctttatccgtctttggtaatgaattatcgcactttttcggtttttcgaaattttcgatatcgaaaaagtgggcgtggttattttccgatatcgttcattttaaatagcgatctgagatgaatgctcaggaacctacataccaaatttcatcaagatacctcaaaatttactcaagttatcgtgttaacggacgaacggacggacggatggacatggctcaatcaacttttttttcgatcctgataattttgatatatggaagtctatatctatctaaaaatctttctatctgaacgatcggttgtatgggatatatattatatacatatagctccgatcgaaatgattttttcatgaaatcttctatgatatattagaataaatatcaccaagtttaacgtttttatattggaaattaaggagaaattgccaaaaatctttctatctgaacgatcggttgtatgggaggtatatgttatagtggtccgatcctaccggatccgacaaatgtctaatataatacaaaaatacatccttgtgccaaatttcatttagatatctcgaaatttgagggactagtttgcgttcaaacagacagacggacgaacagacggacatggctatatcaaccagttcgtcaccctgatcaattcggtatactaatggtgagtctatcttctatatttctcaacgttacaaacatcggaccaaagttaatataccatttcatgttcatgaaaggtataataaaccatgagcacttgggaatgtcaaaacaaagtaattgacaataaacaaatccagcattatcagtgatttgcaacagatggcgcaacactgaataaatatagctggtaaaaaggaatagaagcaaagactctctaaatataagatggtacattgtagagttctaaagctttgtggaaattgtgggacggctgtacgatgaattcaccataccttttgctatgctgtccgcctcaacatagctgactttttaagactgtataactctgtaatttattttgcctttggaaaaattacctatttgaaaataagctggctgaaaaatattggcataacagcttaagttaaattaacaaatgaaaatctcagccaagcgatttgtaaaaaaaagcgcAACAACAAATACGTAAGACCCTCAGCAAGGATGAATTCGATGCAGTCATCGCAAAACAAAACATCCTTAGCAAAAAGATAAGCAAGCAGAAAGAGAAGACACTGTCCTCCAAAATAGGGAGACTCAAGCAGGAACAAATACAAAAGTTAGGAATCAATATTAATAGCGAATGGTTTGTTAATACTACAGATATAGAATTTCCCGAAGATGTTAAGTGGTTGTTGTCTTTAGGAAAAAAGTCACTGTACCAACAACCAAGGACAATTTTTCAGCCATACACACGATAGCCGAGATGGAACAAGTTTTTGAGACATTAGaatcagaaaatgaaaaagaggTAGCAAGGAACAAATTGTGCAGTAGAATAACGCAGTTTAAACGCAACATCAAACATAATCCCGGGGAAAAGTTCAtacaaaacatacaaaaaaacgaaggcttttttaagaaaatacaaaGAAGACATAGTCGTGACAGACGCGGACAAGGGTAACAAAACCGTCGTTCTATACAAATCGGATTACAAACTGAAAATGGACAAACTACTAGGAGATAAGAACACTTACAAAGTAATAAGAGCCGATCCTACTAACACATTACAgaggaaaaacaacaacatggtAAACGAACTCTACAAACACAAATATAtcaatttaagagaaaaatatcAATTGAACAGTATAGCAGCAACCGCCCCACGTCTGTATGGATTGCCGAAAATTCATAAGCTTGATAGTCCTTTGCAGCTTATTGTATCGTGCACCAATTTTCCATGTTACAATTTGTCCAAACATGTAGGAAATATTCTCAAAACTTTAATTTCGAC
The DNA window shown above is from Eurosta solidaginis isolate ZX-2024a chromosome 2, ASM4086904v1, whole genome shotgun sequence and carries:
- the Mdh1 gene encoding malate dehydrogenase, cytoplasmic, giving the protein MAEPIRVVVTGAAGQIAYSLLYMIARGEVFGKDQPIILHLLDIPPMMGVLEGVVMELADCALPLVRQVIPTADPAVGFKDVAAAFLVGAMPRKEGMERKDLLSANVKIFKVQGQAIEQNARKDVKVLVVGNPANTNALVCSRYAPSIPRENFTAMTRLDQNRATAQIAAKLGVPINAVKNIVIWGNHSSTQFPDASNGVVAIDGSSKRVWDAINDPAYLQGQFVETVQKRGAAVIAARKMSSAMSAAKAACDHMHDWWNGTAAGQFVSMGVISDGSYGAPKDVVFSFPVEISNGKWKIVQGLQLDDFAKSKLAITGKELQEEKGEAMAVCSAD